Below is a window of Syntrophomonas wolfei subsp. wolfei str. Goettingen G311 DNA.
CAATAAAAATAATGTCGCCTGGCCTTATGTGGTGTATTTCGTTTTTGTGTTTTATTACCAGGGTATTGTAATTTCGGCTATCGTTATGCTTAACTCTGTCGGCTATCTCCTCTACTAATTCCTTGAATCTGCCCACCTTTATAGGTTTTAAAATATAATTATAGGGATGCACCTCAAAGGAATCAATGGCATATTTGGAATAAGCTGTTATAAAAACCATATAAGCTTCTTTATTGAAGCTGTATATACTCCGTGCCACCTGCAAGCCATTTAAATCGCTCTTATCCAGCTCAATATCCAATAGAATAAGATCGGGCCGGTTTTTTTGGGCCAGAGCAATAGCTTCTTCGCCGCTGGCAGTTTCCATGATCTCTCCTACCACCGAAATCTCTTTCAGTAGTTGTCGAATAAAATCCCGGTTGTATTCTTCATCTTCGAGAAGTAGAACCTTCAAGGAATCATCAACCCCCGGTCATCCAGCTCTCCAAGCTGCTATAGCTTTTACCAGCAGCTGTATTGCTGCCTTTATCAGCTAATCTTACGATTATACTGGTTTGTCCCTTGCTCGTAACTTCGATCGTCCCCTGGTAGCGCTCCAGCAGCCTGCTGACCAGGTAGAGTCCATAACCCCGGGCCGGAGAATCCTTATTGGTATAGCCCGGTTCGAATATCCGTTGTTTCTCAGCGGCGGAAATCCTGGCCCCGTTATTTTGAATATAGATTACATAATAGGGGAATTCATATTTGAATTCTATCGCTACCCGGGGCTTGCCTTTGTCCTCCAGGGCTGCTTCCATTGCATTATCCAGGAGGTTGCCCAATATGCTGCATAAATCCCAGGGGGGGATGGGTATCCCGGCCGGGTCACATTTCACTGCTACCGCCAACTCTATACCCTGGGATTCGGCAAAACTGCGTTTGCTGTTTAGCAATCCGGTAAGCACCGGATGACTAGTATAAAGGACTTCTTCCATATGCCAGTATTCTTCAGCGATTCCTTCAATGTATTCTTTGATTTCCTGATAGCGCTTTAAATAAACCAGGGACTGTATAGCCTGAATATGCCGGCTGTATTCGTGCTTTTGGCTCTGTAGGACCTTTAATAGCAACTCCACCTGTTGCAAGTGACTCTTTAATAGTTGGACCCTTTGACTGTTACGGCTATTTTCCTCCAATTGTTTTATGGCTGCTATGCTCAATAAAGCTACCAGCAATATGGCCATGTTCGCCCAGGGAACGATGACAGCAATATTGAAGCGTTGTTGATTCACCAGCAGAGCAGCACCGATCAAGACCAGCAAAAAGCTCTGCAATAGTATGACCGCAATAATATATACCCCATGATTAACCGGTTTTTGGACTTCCCCAGCTCTTTTTAAATCAAACAGGACAAATTTGCGGTGACGGATAAAGGCATATAAAAGCAAGCCAATAAGGAATCCGGGCAGGAATGCAGCTATATTAAACCAGGGTTGTTCCGCCAGGTCCATCACATTCCTGGAAGTAAACTGCAATAATAGCGGCAAATAGGAATTTTCAATTACACCTAATATCATAACTCCCAGTAAAACTGCAACCAAACTTCGCCAAAAATCGATTCGCTGCAAAATTACTAAAAGGATAGTCAATAAGATAACCAGTATTATCGTATGAATTCCAAACATCAAAGGCAGCTTTCTCAAAAAGTAAGTAACCACCGACACTATCAGCGTAGCCAGCAAACACTGGCGGGCATGCACCTGCAAATTGAACAAGCCAAAGCCAATTTTTATTATCAAGATGGTTTGTGGTACGGCGATAAGAACAATAGCATACCAGGGTACAGAATACATATCTTTCCTCCCTGTAATAAAAGAGTCATATGACCCCCATGTCCGCTACCTTTTAAGCATCGAAAGAAACTGCGGAGCAGTTTCAACACACCGCTGCAACGAGGCGGGCGATTAGAACCCGCTGCCTGTTTTGTTAATAGGAACCGACCGCTTAGCGGTGGACATATTTCATCTCGTTATTAGACTTCTATTCTTTCCAGCTACTCTCCTCTCTTAAAAACGGGTATTCGCCAATAAAAAACGGGCATTCGCCAATTTTAGCAGGAAATGTTAAATAAAACGTGAAATTTTGTTATTTGGGCAATACCATGAAAGGATAGCTTTCTTTTGTATATTTTGCTGGAAATAAATCTCTCTAAAAAGCATTTAAAATGGGGATTATCATTCCTCTTCCTGCTGTTATTCTTGTTTTTTCTGCGCCCACTGGTAGCTGTACCGTTCGGCTATGTCGGTATCATTCTCGAACATGGAAAGGTACAGAAAACAGTTATGGGAGAAGGCCTTCATTTGCGGGTTCCCGGATACCAGGAGATAGTCTATCTGGATTGCCGGGTTCATTCTTTGGAAATGCAAACTTTGGCCAGCAGCCGGGATCTGCAAACAGTAAACGCTGCCATCTCTCTGTACTACCATGTCGACCCTTCCCAAGCAGGGGAGCTTTATCAGAAGGAAGGCATATCCTTCGAGGATAACTTGATAACTCCTATCATACAGGAATCTTTACAAACAGTAAGCGCCTGCTACTCCAGTCGGGAATTACTTGCCCACTATCCGCAGGTGGTGGCGCAAAGTTCTAAAATAATTACCCGCAGACTGGCGGAATCCCATATCATTGTAGATAAATTCAATATCACGAGCCTGGTTTTCACTTCTCCAGCGATTCTTAGCCAGCTTCTAACTAACCGCGATTGCAGTCAAAATATTGGAGAATTTGCTCCACTTGATGTATCATTCTTGTAGAGCAAATTAAACAGGAGGCAATGTGGTAATGAATGGAGAAGTTTTAGCAGTAAATATTTCGGAAAAACGAGGAGAAAAAAAACATGATATCGGTGAAGCCTACCTCCAGGCAGATTTGGGAATTGAGGTAGACGCCCATAAGGGAAGCTGGCATCGCCAGGTCAGCCTCTTATCTCTCTCCAGCTTTGAAAAAATGCGGGCCCTGGGTGCTGATGTATATTATGGCGATTTTGCAGAAAATATATCCATAGGTGGATTAGATGTGGTTACCTTACCTGTAGGTACCCGTATTAGATTGGGTGAAGCCCTATTGGAAGTTACTCAAATCGGTAAAGAGTGTCATAATAACGCTTGTGCTATAAAAAAACAGGTCGGCTCCTGTATCATGCCGGTAGAAGGTATATTTTGCCGCGTCCTGGAATCAGGATATGTAAGAACCGGAGACCAGGTTAAAGTCGAAGATGAATTCGTGGTATAGCATAGAAAATTCTGCGAAGCCAGGTATATCCCCTTATCCTAATAACGGTAGGTAAAGAAATGCTGCCCATAGAAGCTGTCATATTTACTAAAATACTTATCATCACCGTCATCTTCTTCAATTTTATTCTGGAATACATAGATTCTGGCATCCAGGTTATCCATGGCATAGAGAATATAAGCTTCCGTAAATAAGGGAAGCACCGGGGAACCAAATTCCAGGCTGCCATGATGACTGACCAGCAAGTGCTTGAGCATCCATTCCAATTCCTGCGGGAATTCTATGCCTTCTTTTTTCATGTCTTTGATTTTATCGGCCACCAGTTCACTACCCAGGACTATATGTCCCAGTAACCTGCCCTCCGGGGTATAGTTAGGGGCAACGTCCATCTCATATTCCGCTAGCTTCCCAATATCGTGCATCAATGCTCCGCTGAGTAAGAGATCTCTATTAATATCCGGGTAAGTATCGGCCACTTTGTTACATAAGCCTGCCACTGACAAAGAATGCTCCAGCAGACCGCCATAATAATTGTGATGAATCTTTTTGGCTGCCGGGGCCTGGAAAAATCTCGTGCGAGTCTCCGGATTAAATACCCGCTGTAATAATTCCTTTAAGTAGGGATCAGCGATGGATTGCAACATTTGTTCAAACATACCTATCAACTCTTCCAGGCTAGCTTGCGGCTTTTTTAAATATGGCCCT
It encodes the following:
- a CDS encoding LytR/AlgR family response regulator transcription factor, whose amino-acid sequence is MKVLLLEDEEYNRDFIRQLLKEISVVGEIMETASGEEAIALAQKNRPDLILLDIELDKSDLNGLQVARSIYSFNKEAYMVFITAYSKYAIDSFEVHPYNYILKPIKVGRFKELVEEIADRVKHNDSRNYNTLVIKHKNEIHHIRPGDIIFIEIQNNLSYIHTKEGIFESYLSLAEFEMMLDRNFLRVHKSFIVNLKQIKQTRGVFDRSYEIEFYAYDQKALMSRYKYPEYKRQMGL
- a CDS encoding sensor histidine kinase, with the translated sequence MYSVPWYAIVLIAVPQTILIIKIGFGLFNLQVHARQCLLATLIVSVVTYFLRKLPLMFGIHTIILVILLTILLVILQRIDFWRSLVAVLLGVMILGVIENSYLPLLLQFTSRNVMDLAEQPWFNIAAFLPGFLIGLLLYAFIRHRKFVLFDLKRAGEVQKPVNHGVYIIAVILLQSFLLVLIGAALLVNQQRFNIAVIVPWANMAILLVALLSIAAIKQLEENSRNSQRVQLLKSHLQQVELLLKVLQSQKHEYSRHIQAIQSLVYLKRYQEIKEYIEGIAEEYWHMEEVLYTSHPVLTGLLNSKRSFAESQGIELAVAVKCDPAGIPIPPWDLCSILGNLLDNAMEAALEDKGKPRVAIEFKYEFPYYVIYIQNNGARISAAEKQRIFEPGYTNKDSPARGYGLYLVSRLLERYQGTIEVTSKGQTSIIVRLADKGSNTAAGKSYSSLESWMTGG
- a CDS encoding prohibitin family protein, whose amino-acid sequence is MLEINLSKKHLKWGLSFLFLLLFLFFLRPLVAVPFGYVGIILEHGKVQKTVMGEGLHLRVPGYQEIVYLDCRVHSLEMQTLASSRDLQTVNAAISLYYHVDPSQAGELYQKEGISFEDNLITPIIQESLQTVSACYSSRELLAHYPQVVAQSSKIITRRLAESHIIVDKFNITSLVFTSPAILSQLLTNRDCSQNIGEFAPLDVSFL
- a CDS encoding MOSC domain-containing protein; this encodes MNGEVLAVNISEKRGEKKHDIGEAYLQADLGIEVDAHKGSWHRQVSLLSLSSFEKMRALGADVYYGDFAENISIGGLDVVTLPVGTRIRLGEALLEVTQIGKECHNNACAIKKQVGSCIMPVEGIFCRVLESGYVRTGDQVKVEDEFVV
- a CDS encoding 3'-5' exoribonuclease YhaM family protein, producing MEKKGPYTVRELKNLSPGTQFWGKYLILGKNLRKTRDGREIIDLRIGDSTGEIYSIVWESCTVNGQLEAGVVIGLLGDIGTYNQRLQVTAKRIKILEEEAGPYLKKPQASLEELIGMFEQMLQSIADPYLKELLQRVFNPETRTRFFQAPAAKKIHHNYYGGLLEHSLSVAGLCNKVADTYPDINRDLLLSGALMHDIGKLAEYEMDVAPNYTPEGRLLGHIVLGSELVADKIKDMKKEGIEFPQELEWMLKHLLVSHHGSLEFGSPVLPLFTEAYILYAMDNLDARIYVFQNKIEEDDGDDKYFSKYDSFYGQHFFTYRY